The following is a genomic window from Panthera uncia isolate 11264 chromosome B4, Puncia_PCG_1.0, whole genome shotgun sequence.
AGACTACATATCCTTGCATGGAAGCAGCATTTATTGAAACACAGGCTGAGACAACCCAGAAGGCAAGGCACCCACAGACAGTCATAACAAGAGGGAGACTCAGGAAGTGGCCTCACCTTCTCCATCCCACCGGCTCTGCATTGGACAGACCCCCTCCTGCACCGGCAGGGGGAGATCTGGAACAACCTTGgagttttctttgaaatgtatacAGGTGCAATGAATAGCAAGACCTGTCCCAAGTCAAAAAGATTTCCCCTCTGTAATGGGCCCCTCAACTGGGAGGTCACCTGAGGAGTTTGGCTGGGACAGGTTAACCCGAAGAAGGCAGTCAGTTAGAGAGACAAGCAAAACTCAAAGGGAAATAACCCTTGGGGCAAGTGCTTCCCGCAGACCTCCCTGCCAGGAGGGGGTAGTTGCTGGGAAGGAGAACTTGGTCTCAGATTCTCAGGTTGTGGGACACTTGGCTGGATGTTAGGCTCACTCCTTGTCTCAGGGGAAGGTCAAGCTCCCATGAAGTCCAGCCACCCTGGGTGATTGGTAGTGTCCCATAGAGGTCGGAGAATAGTACGGGTGGTTTGGCCCCGGGTATTTTGGAATCAGATTGGAGGTATGGGAAGGGCTGGGAATGATTCTCTAACTGAAGGCCGGAGGAGAACCAGGAAACAACTCCCTAAAACGAGCAGGTGGCAGAGTGCGGCCGAGGGTCTTTCCCTCTGTAGGAACATGTGGAAGATTCCGGAAGCAAGCACACGATTTCCATTCACACACCATCCCGAGCTCTGGGGACGGGAACGCAGGCGGCCGGGGAATCTACGCAAAGCGGACAGACCGGCTGCTCCCGCAGCTGAAGCTGGCGGAGCGGGGCTGGCAGGGGGCACAGGAGTCGGGCGCCATCACCGTGATGCTGCCTCCGGTGGCCACGGGGCCAGAGGCAATCTGGCGCCCCGGGGTGGTGCTGCATGTGAGGCCCCCGCAGGAGACTCCGCCACGGGAGCTGCTGACGCctgtggggacagaggggacaCAGAGGGTGAGTGGCCTGCCCTGACCTCACCAACCAAGGGACTTCCGCATAGCAGGAGCTTCCTCCTCCGGAAAGAAGTTTACTGGTTAATGACTGAGGTCCGGCTCCTCTCAGCATCTCAGTCCTTCTAGGGGGCTGGGACAGGGAGGAAGCGAGGACCCCCATCCAGAGGCGCAAAGCTGCCTGGCCCTATTTCCATGGCCTGCAGTTCACATCGCCACCAGTTGAGGGCGCTCAATGCATCCATCCCTAACTCCGGAGGAGCTCCCTAGTGAGGAGCCCGCGGAAGAGACAACCCCCTCCCTGTCGGGAAAGCATTCCAGGTTCAGCTTTGCCCGTTCACAAAGCCATTTTTTTGGAGGATGTTCAAGCAGATACTTACAGACATTCACGGAGCCCACACCTTCACACAGCCTGTAGGGAAAGAAAACTCGGTGAGTACTGGACACGGAGCTGGAGTCCttgaggcagggacagagaaggcCCTCTTATGTCCGGATCCTGCCGCCCGAGAGGCACGGAGGGCTCCCCATAGTCTACGTTTCGCAATCACCTTCTCTCTCTAACCGTTCTCTGAGCACAGAGACAAGGCCTTCTGATTTCCAGCAGAGGTGGGCGCCATGATGAACTCTGCCGGCTGCCGCCAGTCTGAGCGACCCCTCACCCTTAGTGCTGGTCAGGCTCACAGGAAGGAGAGTCCAATCAAATGCAGCAGCGTGTGTGGAAGGGCTTTGTGCCAGTGAAGAGCTAGTACATACGGAGTGCATTGTCCTTATGGTGCCCAAGTCCCGTGTAGGAAGCTTCTGGAAAAATTGGGTTTGAGAGGCACGTGACTTGGCCACACGTCCTGCCTCTTGCACTTATTACCTGTGGCCACGAGGAAGTCACTGCACACTGAGCCTTATTTCCTCGTCTTTGGATGTGAAAAGTGACACCTACCTCATTGGGTTGTGAAGATTACAAGGGGCACTTAGCATAGGCCGACGCATAGTAAGTGTCTGATAAATTATGACTATTCTCAAAGCTTGAGCTGTCCTAGCAGTGGGTAGAGATGTAGCTCACACTTGGGCTGAGGGAAGCCCCCTCCCAGGGGACCAGGGCCTCCTATGGGCCAGATCCTCCTTAGCCCTACCTGTGCTCCTCGCCCTCCAGCAGCCGCCTGTAGGTGGCGATCTCGATGTCCAGGCCCAGCTTGGAGTTCATCACCTCCTGGTACTCCTTGAGCAGGCAGGCCATGTCCTGCTTGGCCTTCTGCAGGGCGGCCTCCAGCTCGGCCAGCTTGCAGCGGGCGTCGCTCAGGGCCGCCTCTCCCTGCTGTTCTGCCTCGGCCACGGCGGCCTCCAGCTTGGCCCGCTATGAGGAAGGAGATGTGAGGGCAAGGATGAGACAGAGAAGGCACAGCTCGGCTCACCTGGACTGAGGGAGCAGGGGCAAGGAGAGCAGGGTCCAGAGAGAAGTTAGGTTAACTACATACAACCAGGTATTTAATGAGACCTTGGACATGAGGAAGGAGATGGGAGCTTTCACCTTCTCTCCCTGGTGGTGGTTGCTGAGTGGCCAAGGGGAGGGGGGTGACATCAGTGATATGGCTTCTCCTGCTTCAAGTGCTGTGTGATTTGCTTGGGTCTCTGCTTCCTCACAGGCACGCTGTGAGGCCTCATTTGGGCCAGGCTTTTGCCCTCCTGGGGGCAAGGTGCCTGGTGCTGCAGTCTGCCTGTGCTGACTGTGATCTacaccccctcaccccacccccccaaccctctCGTACCATACCTGACACTTGGCATTCTCGATCTCAGCGGTCAGCCTCTGGATCATGCGGTTCAGCTCGTTCATCTCCTCCTTGGTGCGGCGCAGGGTCTCCCCGTGCCGGATCACCGTGGCCTTCATCTCCTCGCACTGGGGGGAAGCAGAGGTGCTCCTGAGGCTCAGGATGGAGGTTCCCACCCATTCAGACACCACAGATGGTTGGTAGGTTGTACAGTGCTCAGCCTGTGCAACTATACATGGCAGCCCTGCTCTGCCATCCAAACTGAGAGATGTCTGTCCTCTTACCATCCCTACAAATCAAAATCCCCAGACAGCAGAGGCCTTCTTTAACATATATCTAGCAACCTGCCCACTGTCACGTCCAGAAGGCAGGtgtcctctgcccctcaccttgcTGCGGTACCAGGACTCGGCCTCAGCCCGGCTGCGGCTGGCGATGTCATCGTACTGAGCCTTGATCTCGGCCACAACGCAGTCCATGTTCAGGTCCCGGCTGTTGTCCATCTTGACGATGACCGAGGTGTCTGAGATGTGGGCATGGAGAACCTGGAGCTCCTGGGGGCCAACAGTCAATGCGTTTGGGTCTGGTGCTTGGTCTGGGCCATGGGCTCCACCCTTAGGGGCAGTGTCCACTCTCTGGAGGGGGCACTGGTCATGCATGTTACATGACTCCTGCTCCACGTGCTTCCCTTTCCCCCCTTCATTCACACACAGGTACGTCATAAAACAAGAAAGCTGGGAGGGGCCCCAAAGAGGAGCTGGGGACAGCCCCTGACttaacaaatgggaaaactgaagcccagcATGTGGAAAAGACCTGACTCAAAGTCACCCAGCTGGGTAGCTGGGGTTTGAATGCCGAGACCAGTGATCTGTCCATTCATTAAGACCCCTTCTCTAACCGGAGACCCACCCTGACCACCGCCACCCTCACATATGTACTTTCATATCCATGTACAGACTGACACGCCCCCAGACCAGCACACGGGCACACACTGCAACAACAACTCCACAGACGTGGAGAAGCCCAAGCACGCACACACTCTCCTCCGCCCTGAAACATGCGTGCCAGGCTCTCCCTGGGTACATACATACCCGTGTCTGTCACAGCCTTGCAACATGGCTCTCTcggatgtgtgtgcatgttctctcgTGCGTACATCACCCACATCGGGAAAACACGTGCACACGGTGCActgtctcccctctttctcaggtcccccacctcccctctaccTGCCCTGGCTGGTCGGTAGGGGCCCCCTTACCTCATCGTAGAGGCGCTTCAGGAAGCTAGACTCCTCCACCAACGCTTCCACATTGGCCTCCAGGTCTGATTTCCGCAGGTAGGCGCAGTCCACGTCctggtggtggaggggaagggagggcatgtgtgtgtgggaggcCTCTGCGGTCAGTGTGGTGACCGTGCCCCGACGGAGGCTGGCCAGATgggtccccctccctccctgctccatgATCAGCCCCCTCACCTTCTTCAGAACCACGAACTCGTTCTCTGCCGTGGCTCTCAGAGCCACCTCCTCTTCATACCTGGGTTTGGGAGGGTAGAGAGGGGTCACAGCTGAGGGGTTGGGGCTTGGATACTATCCCAGCTTCCAGGCAAGCTCTTCCAGGGCTCAAAAGGGATTGTCCCTGTGAACgttatcttttcctttccatgGTCTAGTTTGTGCATTATTTCACTTGGGCTAGCCCTTGTCCCAGCCTGGCTCAATCCATCCCAGTCCTGCTGTGTCTGGGATGAGATCAGGGAATGCATACTCTGTTCCCTCTGTGAATCCTAGAGCCAAAGAGAGCCAGTGCCTTGGGCAGTGAGAACACAGAGCGAACATCATAACGCCAGCTGGGGTGGGTAGGAGCACAGAAAACTGTAGAACTCCATTGGGTTTCCTCTCCTCACTCCCCGTGAAAGCAGCTCTAAGCTCCACAGGGCCTCCAAGGTGTAGAGTGGGGCCAAAGAATCGGAAGAAACCCAGGCAGTCCCTTCCTCAGGTTCCAGGCAGCCCCTGCTGCTAGACAggcaggattcttttttttttttttttttaaattttttttttcaacgttttttatttatttttgggacagagagagacagagcatgaacgggggaggggcagagagagagggagacacagaatcggaaacaggctccaggctctgagccatcagcccagagcctgacgcggggctcgaactcacggaccgcgagatcgtgacctggctgaagtcggacacttaaccgactgcgccacccaggcgccccaggacaggCAGGATTCTTAAGCTGCTTCAACAAGGTTGAGGATGGAGCCTTCCTACTCTCCCTGTGTTCCCCCAGCCCGGCCGCACTCACTTCTTCTTGTAGCCCTCCAGCACCTCCTGCACGTGGTTGAGCTCCGAGGCCAGCCTCCCGCTGTCGGCCTCCACGCACTCGGCCTCCCGCCTCAGCGTCTCGATGTAGCCATTGAACAGGGGCTCCATGTTGCTCTCACAGCAGCGCTGGTTCTGGTAGAACTGCCACTTGGTCTCCAGAAGCTTGTTCTGCTGCTCCAGGAAGCGCACCTGCCGCCCAGGGTGTGAGGATGGGATTCAGGGGGAACCCAGGAGGTGCCTGGTGCCCTGGCGATCTTTCTGCCCTTGGTCCGCACTGAATAGCCAGGGCCAGCCAAGGGCCAAGCATGGGGTTGAGTCTCTGTGACTCAAGGGGACCCGCTCCCGGCCTCCAGGAGGCACTGTGGGTATGGGGGAAAGCGCCCTGGGGCTTGAGGCCAGAGGTCTGGTTCAAGTCCAGGTCTGCCACTTTAAGTGGGCAGATCCTCTAACCTTTTGgggctttgttttctcatttctaaaccAGAGATGATAATAGTGCCTCCCTTAGAGTTGTAAAGACTGAACAAGTTAAtacatgcaaagtgcttagaacatTTTTGacacatggtaaatgctcaaCTAATTTAACCATGACTATAATTAGCAgttcctcatttattaatttatgcaACACTTATTGAAAGTTTAATGTGTGGTGCTAGGGCCCATgctaagatacacacacacacacacacacacacacacacacatctgtctaTATCTACAGTTGACCtggaacaatgcaggggttaggggcactgacacCTCCCCTCACCGcccccacacagttgaaaatttgcatataacttttgactcccctaaaacttaactactcTTAGCCTCCTGTTTGAtgggaagccttactgataatgtGAATAGTCGAgtaacatgtattttgtttctgtgttaaATACTGTATTCTTCTGACAAAGTAAGCTAGAGATAACACgttactaagaaaatcacaaggaagagaaaatacatttacagcactgcattgtatttatcagaaaaaatcCTCTTATAAGCGGATCTGTTCAATTCCGACCCGTgctgttcaagagtcaactgtgtATGTATCTCTATCGGTCTCTACCTACCTGTCTATCAATTACATTCCATTCTCACAACCCTTCGGGAGGGGCAGATATTATAACCCTTCTAGTACAGATGGGGGACACTGGGATGCCTAGCTCATTGCCCCACAAAGGTAAGTGAGAGTCGGGGTCTGTTGTCTCTGGAGTCTCCTTTGCCTGCCCCACCATAGTATGCCTAAGAACTCCTCTAAACTGTCTCAGCttcaatttgatatttaaaaaaaaaaaatgaaggggcgtctgcgtggctcagttgcttaagcgtccaactcttggtttcaactcaggtcatgatatcatagtttgtgggctcgagccccacgttgggctgtgtgctgacagtgtggagcctgcttgggattctctctctttccctctctctatgtcccccCCCCTGCctgagcatgctctctctctcaaaataaacaaacattaagcaaaatggagataataatacctaccccACTGGGTCATTCTGAGGATGAACTAAACTCACTAAGATCCCCTGACTCCAACCCCAGAGCTGGGTCCCATCTATTCTGCCAGAGTGAGGCCGCATGGACAGAGGGGCCAGCACAAAGGGAGGGGCATGGGTGGCTTTCTTGGGAGGCAGCCTCATGGCATCTGTGGCGTTCCTCCCACCAGACTGGGTGCCCCTCTTCCACATTCCCAGCCTTCCATCCATGAAGGCGGCTGTGCCAACCTTGGCTGGTTAAGTGTCACACTCCCTCGTCCACTATCGTCCTGGGAGAATAATGCTAACAGCGAatgttcattgagcacctactacatgccagcGTTTTTCAAGCACGAACCCATCAATGCTCACAACAAGCATGTGAGGCTGGTTCTGTTATACAGACAAGTCACAAGCCTGAGGTCTCACGCTGCCGAGAGGCAGAGCAAAGATAGGGAGGTGGCGTGGCTGCGAGCcgtgcccccgcccccacttcccCCGAGCTGCCTGGTGGGGAGCCATATGCCTTTTACTCTTTAACTCTCCCCCTTTTCTCCCACTCTCGCAGCAGCCAGTGCCCAATCCAGTTTTGGGGGGGGCACCTCTGATATTCCTGTGTTGTCTTGTCTccagaagcacacacacactttagatCACAGACTCCGTTTCTGGACCACACCGGGCCCTCGGTTGCACTTTGTTGGAATTAAGAGACAGAAACCGATCCTTTGCCTATGTTGGCCtgcaattctctccctctgtctcaaacctggctccatgctgtctccCCAACACACGGGGACCTTCCCGAGGGGAGGGCAGGCCAGGGCCTTCTCTGGATCATCATCCCAGGCCTCACTGACCTTGTCGATGAAGGCAGCGAACCGGTTGTTGAGACACTTGATCTGCTCCTTCTCCTCGTGCTTCACGCACTGCGCATTGGGGTCGATCTCCAGGTTGAGGGGCGTGAGGAGGCTCTCGTTGACCGACACGGTGGTGATGCAGGGCGGGCTGGGCCCACACACGCCGCCGGAGCGGTAGCCGAAGCTGCGGCCGCAGGAGCCGGCGCGGAAGCCGCCCACGGCCATGCGGGGCCCACAGGAGCCCAGGTTGGAGAGGCTGCGGCTGCCGAAGCCCGTCAGCCCCCGGTAGCAGGACACCCCTCGGTAGGGTGCCGCGCTGATGCAGCAGCGGTTGCCAGTTTTGGGGGCCACAGCCGAGCAGGAGCTGAAGGTCCTGGTGACCCCACATCCTGAGTTGATCCGGTAGGAGCGGCAGGACATCGTGTGGGTCTGAGCAGAGGCTGAGTGCCGCGGGAATGAGCCAAGTCTTCGGTGcgctgcttaggatcctctggcctctctgatcctccctgGTCCTTTTATTGGTGGGGAGAGCTGGGGTTGGCTGCATAAAAGGAGTGAAAAGCcattttatgttgtttattgGCTTGGGGAGTTTGCCAGCAACTCCCCAAAGACTCATCTTAAAGGTGAGCTCAGCGGCGACTCGGGGCCTCCGTAAAAGTATTGAAGATGTTATTAGGGACACTGTGTTTGcacttttcatcttcaaagctcGTTTATGTacattaagtaattaattttctCTCAGTCTCAGATGGCCCCAACCCACACTTGGAGACGGATTTGAACTCCATAACTGTCTGAGGTGGCTGGCGTTGGGGTCGAGGCCGTGGCCGCTGTCTCAAGGCGGGGAGGTCTAGGGCCCCAGTTGGGGCGAGATCCCACGAATGCATTACCTCTGTCCTTCTGGGCTCCACGCAGGACACGTTCTCAAGTAAATCACTGTGATGGATTGGGCAAGTCGAACCCACCCAGGCGTGATTGGCTGGAACGTGGTTCAGATCTGTGGGACCGTTTTGACCATGCTCCCTGCAGGACAGAGGGCTAGAGCACATGGTCTCTTAGAACCTTCTGGATTCCGGCCCAGAGGCTCTGTTTCAGAGCCTTTGCTTCTCACCCAGCAATTTGCAAACCACTCAACTCTCAGTGGCCACAATAATGGCCACTTGCGGATAATGGGGAACCTTCCCTCTTAGCCACTTTCTCCCAAGGGACGGCAAGGAGGGAAGAAGCCAATCCTGGGATAACCTGGCTTCTGCGAACTTGCTCTGGGCACCTTCTCTTGGCTCTTTAAGAAGAAACGGGTTCTCTGAGTCTCTCTTCCGGCCAAGACTACCAGCCAGAGGAGGGGCACATCTTGTCACTGTCATCCCTAGAGAAACCTTTAGAGATGGGGGCGGGAAAGAGGCTTTTTTCTGTTCAGAGGACATTGTGATTTCTGGCTCCTAGGGGCTGTGGGAGCCTAGCTCCTCCTAACGTCCCTGCTTTCCTGTTTATCCTGGAGCCACTTATTAGGATAATGATTGCTATTCTTTTAAGGTTCATTGAGCACAAAGCTGGAGGATGTGGTCTTTGCCCCCAGGGAGGCCAGCTAGGCACCCGAGGTGTTAGGAGCTTctagaagaagggaagaagggcagaggaattTCCTTGGAGGGGTGACAACCCCTCCAGGGAGCCTCCCAGAGCCAATCGTTGCCACTGCCTGCATCCTCCCTCAGGTGCCTGAAGGTCTGTCCTGGGCCTGCTCTCATCTCcacagatgccccccccccaagtttttaCCCAGGACCAGGCTGATTGCCCTTTATCTCCACACCCCCCATGTGTTCTttcaggagggcagagagacttTGGGCAgctggtggggaggagcaggcagCCTTACCGGCTGGCCCCCAAAGATCTTCAGATTTGCTTCCCATCGGGAATGCCCCTACCACACCCCTGCACCCAGCAGAGAGTGGGTGTACTTCCTGCCCCACCCATGGTCTTCACCTCCTCTGCACATTTATGACTTCTTTACCCTTTCAAGGCTgcttttaatgtttcctttaacCTGATTTCACTAGTATAAAAATTGGAGGTGGAGTCTGGGGGCGGAGAGAGGAGTTCAGGGGCtgattccaccccccccccccgccttagTGGGGGTGCTGCTGTCCTGGGTCCAGGGATGTATTCTGGCACCTTGGACAGTAAGCTCCTGACTGCCTGTTGTGTAGACCTGGATCTGGTGTGTAGGCCAAAAAGGATTTGGGCCCTTTGAACATGGTGGGGGgccagggggagggaggatgggcaggTGTGGGAGGTGGAAGGTGGGTGGACTTTCTGCTCAGCCAGCTTGGAAAGCCCACAAAACTCTTCTCAACTCTAGTAAGCCTCTACTCTCCTTCAGCTTGTTGAAAAGGATGGACCTAGATCCATTTCTGCCTCtccatgggggcaggggggcaggagggagtggAGGCTTTGTCCCAGAGGGAGGCTCCTGAGTCAGCTGCTCCCCAtgcctccaacacacacacacacacacacacacacacacacacacacacccctcccaaaCCTCCACCTCGAATTGGGCCTGGGCActgaggatggggaaggggatgCTGGGGGACTCAGGAGATGTGGGGAACAAGGGCTTGAGTGTTTCAGGAGTGAGGCCAGGCTCCAGCCTGGCATAGGGATGTGTGCATGGGAACTGGGCAAAGTTTGCATTGCTGTAGCTGGCAGCCGAGCCCAGGGCTGGCCGGGGCTGCTGGAGAAGTCTGTCTGCATGGTGGTTTGGACTGGAGCCACCAGGCCAGTCTGGCACAGCTGCCCCggttggggcggggtggggggttaCGTAGACCCATGGGACCTGGGTCTTTGCTGTCTGGTTCTAccaagaaagggacagagaagccaTAGACCCATGCCTGGTTCTACTCATTACCCATGACCACCTCTGCTTATGGGACCAACTCTGGGGTGAGGGTCGACCTCCCTTCACCGGCCTCCTTCTCTTTTACTGCCACTGAGCCCTATAGGTTCCCAAGCCTCCTCTCTGGTCACACCTTTCCCTGGAATGTTCCTAAATGGCTggccacctcttccaggaagcctttgtGAACTAGTCAGAGGGAGGCTGTGATTTCTCCTCCTGTCTCAGCAGACAGCTTGTAAAATGCCTTTTCCAGGGCTTCCCAGGTAACTCCAATTATCTCCTTCCACACCCATTTGTCTTGGGTGCTGTCATTCATCCCCCTCTTTGGTCCTGTCCCCTCCTGCTCCCATATCTTTTGAAGGCCACACCCAGTGTCAGGAATGTGCACTTAATAACCCACATCTCTCTTGCAACGTGAAATGCTCCTAAGAggtcacttcttccaggaagtcttcgAGACCTAATTGAGTGAGAGAGATGCTTTACCCCACCCTGGAGACCCAGGCTACTTGCCCACTGCCCGCACAGCCCGTTCAAGTTGGGCATCGTCCATCATCTCTGCTGGTCTCCAcactttttagtttttgaatCAACACCATGTCTTGGTGCTGGGACACCGATCTTTAAGGGTTTTCTAGCCGCGTGACACTTTCTTTGGCTTTTATAAAACTTGGGCATGACTCAGTACCCTAGGTGAGAGGAGTGAGGTCTGAGCAGCCGGGAGGAGCTGGATGACCCACTGTGCTGTCCCCAGTGCATCCAGGACAGGGCCCTGCAGGGCCCATGCAGTCAGTACAGCCGTTCCCAGgcctgcccaccttccctctcACAGGCTTCCCTACAGGAACTGCAAGAATCCCCGTAGTTTCTTCCTAAACCCTATCCATGTGCCTTCCTGCAGGTGGCTTTCCCTGGTGGCTTTGCTGTTGCCTGTGGCCACTCTGGGTCAGCTCATCAATTAATACAGGGCCTCTAATTTCAGAATCGGACCTTAGTAATGgtttggaaaatttttcttttactcatttttttaaagtttatttatttatttggagagagacagagacagtgcaagagagacagagacagtgcaagggggaagagcagggagagagagggagagagagagaatcctaagcagatcCCGAGCTGCCAGCGCAGGGCCTGACATagggctggaattcacgaaccatgagattgtgacctgagccgaaaccaagagtcagatgcttaaaccgactgagccacccaggtgcccccttcttgacttttttttttttttttttttggcactagAACCATTTCCCTAAATCACAACAGGAAAACAGCTATATAAAGCTATAAGTATGTAACTCTGTaactgtatacacatatatatttatttataaaacaggtaAGATTGGCATGTGGTTTCTCTGCTTGCCCTGCTCCCCTCTGCTCCATTTTCAACACCTAGAGTGATCCCCTTAAAATAGGAAGTTGGAGCCTGTCACTCCTCTGTTCAAATGCTTTGGTGATTCCCCATTTTGTTCAGAGTAAGACATAGTCCTCAGGATGCCCAACAGGGTCCTGTACCACCTGACCCTGTTGTCCCCCTTTTCACGTCATCTCACTCTCGGCCACCACACTGGCCTTCCGCTGCTCCCCGGACACCCCTGCAACACTATTaactcagggcctttgcactggctgttccttctgcccagaaTGTTCTTCCCTCAGTCTCAGGCTTGCTCCATTGTTACCTGTGGGTCTTTTCTTGCCTTCAAAGAGGCTCCCTGATGGTTCTTTATAAAATGGCAACTGTGGCCTCCCATCCCCAGGACATTCTTTGTCAGGCCTATCTTGTTCTGATCTTTTTCTTCTGCATGGCACTTAACACCTTCTAACACTCAGTAATtgacttatttattctgtttgatTATTGCCAGTCTTTCTTCTTACTCTcccaaacaagaaaacaaaagtgcaCAGGAGCAGAgactttgtctgttttgttcttgGTGGCCCCCAAGCACTTAGAACAGCACTGGGAatatagtaaatagtaaatatttaatagtaaatatatttatatatttaatagtaaatatagtaaatatttattgactgtgtAAGCGAATAGATACCTTGGATATGTTAGATATTTAATGTTGGCAGAAAATGAAGCCTTGTGGGAAGAACTGGCCTTTCAGCCCCAAGGAGCACACCCAGTTTGAAGCCCTCAGGGTTCAGAGCC
Proteins encoded in this region:
- the LOC125919077 gene encoding keratin, type II cuticular Hb5 isoform X1, which gives rise to MSCRSYRINSGCGVTRTFSSCSAVAPKTGNRCCISAAPYRGVSCYRGLTGFGSRSLSNLGSCGPRMAVGGFRAGSCGRSFGYRSGGVCGPSPPCITTVSVNESLLTPLNLEIDPNAQCVKHEEKEQIKCLNNRFAAFIDKVRFLEQQNKLLETKWQFYQNQRCCESNMEPLFNGYIETLRREAECVEADSGRLASELNHVQEVLEGYKKKYEEEVALRATAENEFVVLKKDVDCAYLRKSDLEANVEALVEESSFLKRLYDEELQVLHAHISDTSVIVKMDNSRDLNMDCVVAEIKAQYDDIASRSRAEAESWYRSKCEEMKATVIRHGETLRRTKEEMNELNRMIQRLTAEIENAKCQRAKLEAAVAEAEQQGEAALSDARCKLAELEAALQKAKQDMACLLKEYQEVMNSKLGLDIEIATYRRLLEGEEHRLCEGVGSVNVCVSSSRGGVSCGGLTCSTTPGRQIASGPVATGGSITVMAPDSCAPCQPRSASFSCGSSRSVRFA
- the LOC125919077 gene encoding keratin, type II cuticular Hb5 isoform X2, which gives rise to MSCRSYRINSGCGVTRTFSSCSAVAPKTGNRCCISAAPYRGVSCYRGLTGFGSRSLSNLGSCGPRMAVGGFRAGSCGRSFGYRSGGVCGPSPPCITTVSVNESLLTPLNLEIDPNAQCVKHEEKEQIKCLNNRFAAFIDKVRFLEQQNKLLETKWQFYQNQRCCESNMEPLFNGYIETLRREAECVEADSGRLASELNHVQEVLEGYKKKYEEEVALRATAENEFVVLKKDVDCAYLRKSDLEANVEALVEESSFLKRLYDEELQVLHAHISDTSVIVKMDNSRDLNMDCVVAEIKAQYDDIASRSRAEAESWYRSKCEEMKATVIRHGETLRRTKEEMNELNRMIQRLTAEIENAKCQRAKLEAAVAEAEQQGEAALSDARCKLAELEAALQKAKQDMACLLKEYQEVMNSKLGLDIEIATYRRLLEGEEHRLCEGVGSVNVCNSSRGGVSCGGLTCSTTPGRQIASGPVATGGSITVMAPDSCAPCQPRSASFSCGSSRSVRFA